A DNA window from Pseudomonas sp. B21-056 contains the following coding sequences:
- the ada gene encoding bifunctional DNA-binding transcriptional regulator/O6-methylguanine-DNA methyltransferase Ada, which translates to MNTTSNTLAPELDPRWAAVLARDPRADGQFVYGVKTTGIYCHPSSLSRLPNPRNVEFFDTPEQAQAAGYRPSKRAARDQTQVAAQQAARVAAACRQIEAAEELPGLNELAQSAGLSPFHFHRIFKTVTGLTPKGYAAAHRSRKVRERLADAGSVTEALYDAGFNSNSRFYEAADKVLGMKPADYRAAGQNTDIRFAVGQCSLGAILVAQSERGVCAILLGDDPEALVRDLQDKFRRANLIGADREFEQLVAQVVGFIEAPALGLDLPLDLQGTAFQERVWQALREIPPGSTASYAEIAQRIGLPKAVRAVAQACGANSLAVAIPCHRVVRSDGNLSGYRWGVERKRQLLALERSSGD; encoded by the coding sequence ATGAACACCACTTCGAACACCCTCGCCCCTGAACTGGACCCTCGCTGGGCCGCCGTGCTCGCCCGGGACCCACGCGCCGACGGGCAATTCGTCTACGGCGTGAAAACCACCGGGATCTACTGCCACCCCAGCAGCCTGTCGCGCCTGCCCAATCCGCGTAACGTCGAATTCTTCGACACGCCGGAACAGGCCCAGGCGGCCGGCTATCGCCCGAGCAAACGCGCCGCCAGGGACCAGACCCAGGTGGCCGCCCAACAAGCGGCCCGGGTCGCGGCGGCCTGTCGGCAGATCGAGGCGGCCGAGGAACTGCCGGGGCTCAATGAACTGGCGCAGAGCGCAGGCTTGAGTCCTTTCCACTTCCATCGGATCTTCAAGACCGTCACCGGCCTGACACCCAAGGGCTATGCCGCCGCCCACCGCTCGCGCAAGGTGCGTGAACGCCTGGCCGACGCCGGGAGCGTCACCGAAGCGTTGTACGACGCCGGTTTCAACTCCAACAGCCGCTTTTATGAAGCCGCCGATAAAGTGCTGGGCATGAAACCCGCCGACTACCGCGCCGCCGGGCAGAACACCGACATCCGTTTCGCCGTCGGGCAATGCTCCCTCGGGGCGATCCTGGTGGCGCAAAGCGAACGCGGCGTGTGCGCAATCCTGCTGGGGGACGACCCGGAGGCGCTGGTCCGCGACCTGCAGGACAAGTTCCGCCGCGCCAACCTCATCGGCGCCGACCGGGAATTCGAGCAGTTGGTCGCCCAGGTGGTCGGCTTCATCGAAGCGCCCGCCCTGGGCCTGGACCTGCCCCTGGATCTACAGGGCACGGCGTTCCAGGAACGGGTTTGGCAGGCCCTGCGGGAGATTCCGCCGGGCAGCACCGCCAGCTACGCCGAGATTGCCCAGCGCATCGGCCTGCCCAAGGCCGTGCGCGCGGTGGCCCAGGCCTGCGGCGCCAACAGCCTGGCCGTGGCGATCCCTTGCCACCGGGTGGTGCGCAGCGACGGCAACCTCTCGGGCTATCGCTGGGGCGTGGAGCGCAAGCGTCAGTTGCTGGCGCTGGAGCGCTCGTCCGGGGACTGA
- a CDS encoding GyrI-like domain-containing protein produces the protein MDVKLKAVEPFSVAGLQVRTRNTDEQQADTARIGPMWERFFTEGLFDRIPARQSESFVYGVYSNYESDATGYFDVTAGVEVDATSPGYPAVDIEGGDYLVFSAKGAMPDCVIQTWGLIWAYFADNPQTLRRFATDFEVYSGPDAVAIYIGVQSPDERSSASN, from the coding sequence ATGGACGTTAAACTCAAGGCAGTCGAACCCTTCAGCGTGGCGGGTTTGCAGGTCCGTACCCGCAACACCGATGAGCAGCAAGCCGACACGGCAAGGATCGGCCCGATGTGGGAACGGTTTTTCACCGAGGGGCTGTTCGACCGGATTCCGGCCAGGCAGTCGGAGTCATTCGTCTATGGGGTGTATTCCAACTATGAGTCGGATGCGACCGGCTACTTCGATGTGACCGCCGGCGTGGAGGTCGACGCGACGAGCCCGGGCTACCCCGCCGTGGACATCGAGGGTGGGGATTACCTGGTGTTCTCGGCCAAGGGGGCGATGCCCGATTGCGTGATCCAGACCTGGGGCCTGATCTGGGCATACTTCGCCGACAACCCGCAGACCCTGCGCCGCTTCGCCACCGATTTCGAGGTCTACAGCGGCCCCGATGCGGTGGCGATCTACATCGGCGTTCAGTCCCCGGACGAGCGCTCCAGCGCCAGCAACTGA
- a CDS encoding NAD(P)H-dependent flavin oxidoreductase: MSQWPDTRILDLLGIELPIIQAPLAGVTGPAMVIAACNAGGLGSMPAAMLDVEQLRQALTTISEQTDKPFNVNFFSHQPPAFDEQRAEAWKQRLKPYYEELGADFDAPTPVSNRTPFDDAACRVLEALRPKVVSFHFGLPEQSLLDRVKATGAKILSSATTVEEAIWLEQHGCDAIIAMGYEAGGHRGMFLSDDLNTQVGLFALLPQVVDAVNVPVIATGGIGDARGIVAAFALGASAVQLGSAYLFTPEAKISASHHRALRTAKESQTAVTNLFTGRPARGIVNRVMREVGPMSPLAPAFPLAGGALMPLRAKDEADFSNLWAGQAFPLGRELPTGELTRRLADEALARLGKGSGS, encoded by the coding sequence ATGAGCCAATGGCCAGACACCCGCATTCTCGACCTGCTCGGTATCGAGCTGCCCATTATCCAGGCGCCGCTGGCCGGGGTGACCGGGCCGGCCATGGTGATCGCCGCCTGCAATGCCGGCGGGCTGGGCTCGATGCCGGCGGCGATGCTGGATGTCGAGCAACTGCGCCAGGCGCTGACAACGATCAGCGAACAGACCGACAAGCCGTTCAACGTGAATTTTTTCTCCCATCAGCCGCCGGCTTTCGATGAACAGCGGGCCGAGGCCTGGAAGCAACGGCTCAAGCCTTACTACGAGGAACTGGGCGCCGATTTCGATGCGCCGACGCCGGTGTCCAACCGCACGCCATTCGATGACGCGGCCTGCCGGGTGCTGGAGGCGCTGCGGCCGAAAGTGGTCAGCTTCCATTTCGGCCTGCCGGAGCAATCCCTGCTGGATCGGGTGAAGGCCACCGGGGCGAAAATCCTTTCTTCGGCGACCACTGTCGAGGAAGCGATCTGGCTGGAGCAGCACGGTTGCGATGCAATCATCGCCATGGGCTATGAAGCCGGCGGCCATCGCGGGATGTTCCTCAGCGACGACCTCAACACCCAGGTGGGCCTGTTCGCCTTGCTTCCCCAGGTAGTGGATGCGGTGAACGTACCGGTGATCGCCACCGGCGGCATCGGTGACGCGCGGGGAATCGTCGCGGCGTTCGCCCTGGGTGCATCGGCGGTGCAGTTGGGCAGCGCGTACCTGTTCACCCCCGAAGCCAAGATCAGCGCGTCCCATCACCGGGCGCTGCGCACGGCCAAGGAAAGCCAGACGGCTGTGACCAACCTGTTCACCGGGCGTCCGGCCCGGGGCATCGTCAACCGGGTGATGCGCGAAGTCGGCCCGATGAGCCCGCTGGCACCGGCATTTCCCCTGGCAGGTGGTGCGTTGATGCCGCTGCGCGCCAAGGATGAAGCCGACTTCAGCAACCTCTGGGCCGGACAGGCGTTTCCTCTGGGCCGGGAACTGCCGACCGGCGAGCTGACGCGGCGCCTGGCGGATGAGGCACTGGCACGGCTTGGCAAGGGGTCGGGCTCCTGA